One Etheostoma spectabile isolate EspeVRDwgs_2016 chromosome 12, UIUC_Espe_1.0, whole genome shotgun sequence genomic window carries:
- the aqp4 gene encoding aquaporin-4 isoform X1 → MCGSCSSDRPALCSYPALSQPAAFLRFLSWCNCQTIMVAFKGIWTKDFWRAVSGEYLATLIFVLLSLGSTINWAAGEEKPPAADLVLISLCFGLSIATMVQCFGHISGGHINPAVTAAMVVTRKLSLAKAFFYVVAQCLGGITGAAILYLVTPAAVRGSFGVTMVNSNISLGHALLVELLITFELVFTIFATCDPKRTDLGGSASLSIGFAVVIGHLFAIPYTGASMNPARSFAPALVTLNFENHWVYWVGPILGGILAAGLYEYLYCPDPEMKKRLKQVFQKDTSAKYREVETEEIAIKPGFIHSINLVKAEKKDTFQDSTGEVLSSV, encoded by the exons ATGTGTGGATCATGTTCGTCTGACAGACCTGCGCTCTGCTCATATCCTGCTCTCTCACAGCCTGCTGCTTTCCT GAGGTTCCTGTCCTGGTGTAATTGTCAGACCATAATGGTGGCATTCAAAGGGATCTGGACCAAGGACTTCTGGCGGGCTGTGTCTGGAGAATACCTGGCCACTCTCATCTTTGTCCTTCTCAGTCTGGGCTCTACCATCAACTGGGCTGCAGGGGAGGAGAAGCCTCCCGCAGCTGACCTAGTCCTCATCTCCCTATGCTTTGGCCTGAGCATTGCCACTATGGTGCAATGTTTTGGCCACATTAGCGGTGGACACATTAACCCGGCGGTCACTGCAGCGATGGTTGTAACCAGAAAGCTAAGTCTGGCAAAGGCATTCTTCTATGTGGTGGCTCAGTGCCTGGGAGGTATTACAGGAGCTGCAATCCTTTACCTAGTCACACCTGCTGCTGTCAGAGGGTCATTTGGTGTAACCATG GTGAACTCCAACATCTCATTAGGACATGCCCTGCTTGTGGAGCTTCTTATCACATTCGAACTGGTCTTCACCATCTTCGCCACCTGTGATCCCAAACGCACAGACCTAGGAGGTTCTGCTAGCCTTTCCATTGGCTTTGCTGTAGTTATTGGTCACTTGTTTGCA ATCCCTTACACAGGAGCCAGCATGAACCCTGCTCGGTCCTTTGCGCCTGCACTGGTCACACTCAACTTCGAGAACCACTGG GTGTACTGGGTGGGGCCCATTCTGGGGGGCATCCTGGCGGCTGGTCTGTATGAGTACCTATACTGCCCTGACCCTGAGATGAAGAAGAGGCTGAAGCAGGTCTTTCAGAAGGACACGTCAGCGAAATACAGGGAAGTGGAGACAGAAGAGATTGCCATCAAGCCAGGATTTATCCATTCCATCAATCTGGTGAAAGCTGAGAAAAAGGACACTTTCCAGGACTCAACAGGAGAAGTGCTGTCTTCGGTATGA
- the aqp4 gene encoding aquaporin-4 isoform X2: protein MVAFKGIWTKDFWRAVSGEYLATLIFVLLSLGSTINWAAGEEKPPAADLVLISLCFGLSIATMVQCFGHISGGHINPAVTAAMVVTRKLSLAKAFFYVVAQCLGGITGAAILYLVTPAAVRGSFGVTMVNSNISLGHALLVELLITFELVFTIFATCDPKRTDLGGSASLSIGFAVVIGHLFAIPYTGASMNPARSFAPALVTLNFENHWVYWVGPILGGILAAGLYEYLYCPDPEMKKRLKQVFQKDTSAKYREVETEEIAIKPGFIHSINLVKAEKKDTFQDSTGEVLSSV from the exons ATGGTGGCATTCAAAGGGATCTGGACCAAGGACTTCTGGCGGGCTGTGTCTGGAGAATACCTGGCCACTCTCATCTTTGTCCTTCTCAGTCTGGGCTCTACCATCAACTGGGCTGCAGGGGAGGAGAAGCCTCCCGCAGCTGACCTAGTCCTCATCTCCCTATGCTTTGGCCTGAGCATTGCCACTATGGTGCAATGTTTTGGCCACATTAGCGGTGGACACATTAACCCGGCGGTCACTGCAGCGATGGTTGTAACCAGAAAGCTAAGTCTGGCAAAGGCATTCTTCTATGTGGTGGCTCAGTGCCTGGGAGGTATTACAGGAGCTGCAATCCTTTACCTAGTCACACCTGCTGCTGTCAGAGGGTCATTTGGTGTAACCATG GTGAACTCCAACATCTCATTAGGACATGCCCTGCTTGTGGAGCTTCTTATCACATTCGAACTGGTCTTCACCATCTTCGCCACCTGTGATCCCAAACGCACAGACCTAGGAGGTTCTGCTAGCCTTTCCATTGGCTTTGCTGTAGTTATTGGTCACTTGTTTGCA ATCCCTTACACAGGAGCCAGCATGAACCCTGCTCGGTCCTTTGCGCCTGCACTGGTCACACTCAACTTCGAGAACCACTGG GTGTACTGGGTGGGGCCCATTCTGGGGGGCATCCTGGCGGCTGGTCTGTATGAGTACCTATACTGCCCTGACCCTGAGATGAAGAAGAGGCTGAAGCAGGTCTTTCAGAAGGACACGTCAGCGAAATACAGGGAAGTGGAGACAGAAGAGATTGCCATCAAGCCAGGATTTATCCATTCCATCAATCTGGTGAAAGCTGAGAAAAAGGACACTTTCCAGGACTCAACAGGAGAAGTGCTGTCTTCGGTATGA